The following proteins come from a genomic window of Streptococcus oralis:
- a CDS encoding DEAD/DEAH box helicase: MAKLIPGKLRMEGVVLYEKGKIEIIKEKGNRLYTRVAGEDLRYSLEDDLVFCACDFFQKRGYCVHLAALEHYLKNDEEGQVILQALEKGHEEQEEVETKVSFGGSFLERIQPQKREKIYTLSALGQVEAGTNRLLWTLRIGLVDSQKYYVIRDIPLFLKVLVHRKPYMIGKHYENDLSWDAFDTASQEVLTFLCGLIEEGLSQELFFPNQGRHLFFPLTFFEQGVELLMNLEDFHFEHQITSYENLLFHDLDPEANLFSFSVQEYPDYFEMEISETERVNVFYGGAVLFRKGNLYLLNPKQISLLKEIKELPQEERGRKCLQFDNSDRDRLAACLPLFGQLGTVSAPERLQIRPFSPIFYFDREDDGRIRLDIQFDYGDVKVTSRQQLEQLPFSSDAVLENQLFQVCLGAGFEADFQSWRQALKPEAVYSFFHRTIPAFEKLGQVFLSDEMNQLYSVQAPQVQIESKGGLLEIQFDFQGIAQEEIDQALKALTSNQDFYISSSDQVYFFDEETKQISQNLQELGVELKDGSFQARKSLAYSLSQLFEGRDRISFSEEFQHLAHDLTHPEDFPLGDIRVQASLRDYQEKGVRWLQMLHHYGFGGILADDMGLGKTLQTIAFLTSQVTEDSRILILAPSGLIYNWADEFRKFAPRLDLAVVHGLKANREAILSENHQIYVTSYATFRQDSELYQEMAFDFLFLDEAQVMKNAQTKIAQSLRQFVVPAVFALSGTPIENHLGELWSIFQIVLPGLLPSKKEFMKLPADRVAQFIKPFVMRRKKEEVLTELPDLIEVVYKNELEDQQKAIYLAQLQQMRDRLAQVTDQEFQRSRVEILSGLMRLRQICDTPALFMDDYQGASGKLDSLRDLLLQVADGGHRVLIFSQFKGMLEKIEQELPDLGLTSFKITGSTPAHDRQEMTKAFNQGERDAFLISLKAGGVGLNLTGADTVILVDLWWNPAVEAQAIGRAHRMGQEQKVEVYRLITKGTIEEKIQELQEQKKHLVSQVLDGTESRASLSLAEIREILGISEAST, from the coding sequence GAGGTTACTGTGTTCATCTCGCAGCGCTCGAGCATTATCTGAAGAATGATGAAGAAGGCCAGGTGATTTTACAAGCCTTAGAAAAAGGACATGAAGAGCAAGAAGAGGTCGAAACCAAGGTTAGTTTTGGTGGTAGTTTTTTGGAGCGTATCCAACCTCAGAAGAGAGAGAAAATCTACACTTTGTCGGCTCTAGGCCAGGTGGAAGCTGGGACCAATCGCCTCCTTTGGACACTCCGAATCGGTTTAGTTGATAGTCAAAAATATTATGTCATTCGTGACATCCCTCTCTTTTTGAAGGTCTTGGTCCATCGAAAGCCATATATGATTGGGAAACACTATGAAAATGACTTGTCTTGGGATGCTTTTGATACAGCTAGTCAAGAAGTTCTTACTTTTTTATGTGGCTTGATTGAGGAGGGACTGAGTCAAGAGCTCTTTTTCCCCAATCAAGGTCGTCACCTCTTTTTCCCTCTGACCTTTTTTGAGCAGGGAGTGGAGTTGCTGATGAACTTGGAAGATTTTCATTTTGAGCACCAGATTACTAGTTATGAAAATCTTCTCTTTCATGATTTAGATCCAGAAGCAAACCTTTTCTCTTTTTCCGTGCAGGAGTATCCCGATTATTTTGAGATGGAAATTTCTGAGACTGAGCGAGTCAACGTATTCTATGGGGGAGCGGTTCTCTTTCGTAAGGGGAATCTTTATCTCTTAAACCCTAAACAAATCAGCCTACTAAAGGAAATCAAGGAGCTTCCTCAGGAGGAAAGAGGGAGAAAATGCCTCCAGTTTGACAACAGTGATCGTGACCGTCTGGCTGCCTGTCTGCCTTTGTTTGGACAGCTTGGCACAGTTTCTGCTCCTGAGCGCTTGCAAATCAGACCCTTCTCACCAATCTTTTACTTTGATAGGGAGGATGACGGCCGCATCCGTTTGGATATCCAGTTTGACTATGGAGATGTTAAGGTAACTAGTCGTCAACAGCTGGAACAATTACCATTTTCAAGCGATGCCGTCTTGGAAAATCAGCTATTTCAAGTCTGTTTAGGAGCTGGTTTTGAGGCTGATTTTCAGTCTTGGAGACAGGCTTTGAAGCCAGAGGCAGTTTATTCTTTCTTTCATCGTACGATTCCAGCTTTTGAGAAGTTGGGTCAGGTTTTCTTGTCTGATGAAATGAATCAGCTCTACAGCGTCCAAGCTCCTCAGGTTCAGATTGAGTCCAAGGGAGGACTGTTGGAGATTCAGTTTGATTTCCAAGGGATTGCCCAAGAAGAGATTGATCAAGCTCTTAAAGCCCTGACCAGCAATCAGGATTTCTATATCAGTTCTTCTGACCAAGTGTACTTTTTTGATGAGGAAACCAAGCAGATTAGTCAAAATTTGCAGGAACTGGGGGTTGAGCTAAAAGATGGTTCTTTTCAGGCTCGGAAATCCCTAGCTTACAGTTTGTCTCAGTTGTTTGAAGGTCGAGACAGGATTTCCTTCTCGGAAGAATTTCAGCATTTAGCTCATGATTTGACCCATCCAGAGGATTTTCCTCTGGGAGATATACGGGTGCAGGCGAGTTTGAGAGACTATCAGGAAAAGGGTGTCCGTTGGCTCCAGATGCTTCATCACTATGGCTTTGGTGGCATCCTAGCCGATGATATGGGACTGGGAAAAACATTGCAAACTATCGCTTTTTTGACCAGTCAGGTGACCGAAGATAGTCGGATCTTGATTTTAGCGCCGTCAGGTTTAATCTACAACTGGGCAGATGAATTCAGGAAATTTGCCCCACGGTTGGATTTGGCTGTCGTTCATGGTTTGAAAGCGAATCGAGAAGCGATTCTTTCTGAAAATCACCAAATCTATGTGACTAGCTATGCAACCTTTCGTCAAGACAGCGAGCTTTATCAAGAGATGGCTTTTGATTTTCTCTTCTTAGATGAAGCCCAGGTCATGAAAAATGCCCAAACCAAGATTGCTCAGAGTTTGCGCCAGTTTGTGGTGCCAGCAGTTTTTGCTTTGTCAGGTACGCCCATCGAAAACCATTTAGGAGAGTTGTGGTCTATCTTCCAAATTGTGCTACCGGGGCTCTTACCAAGTAAAAAGGAGTTTATGAAATTACCGGCTGACCGAGTCGCGCAGTTTATCAAGCCTTTCGTCATGAGGCGTAAGAAAGAAGAAGTCCTTACAGAACTACCTGACCTGATCGAAGTCGTCTATAAAAATGAACTGGAAGACCAACAGAAGGCTATCTATCTAGCCCAGTTGCAACAGATGCGAGACCGCCTAGCGCAAGTGACCGATCAAGAATTCCAGAGAAGTCGGGTAGAAATCTTATCTGGACTCATGCGTTTGCGTCAAATCTGCGATACGCCAGCTCTCTTCATGGACGATTACCAGGGAGCTAGTGGTAAACTCGATAGTCTCCGAGATTTATTGCTACAAGTGGCTGATGGTGGGCATCGGGTCTTGATTTTCTCTCAGTTCAAAGGAATGTTGGAAAAAATCGAGCAAGAACTCCCAGACTTGGGCTTGACCTCCTTCAAAATCACAGGTTCAACTCCTGCTCATGACAGACAGGAGATGACCAAGGCCTTTAACCAAGGAGAAAGAGATGCCTTTCTCATCTCTCTAAAGGCAGGTGGTGTCGGTCTTAATCTAACGGGTGCTGATACCGTCATCCTAGTTGACCTCTGGTGGAATCCTGCGGTTGAGGCACAAGCTATCGGACGAGCCCATCGTATGGGACAGGAGCAGAAGGTAGAAGTTTATCGTTTGATTACCAAGGGGACTATTGAAGAAAAAATTCAGGAACTTCAAGAACAGAAAAAACATTTGGTTTCCCAAGTTTTAGATGGTACAGAGTCGCGTGCGAGCCTCAGTCTGGCAGAAATTCGTGAAATTTTGGGAATTTCTGAAGCCAGCACTTGA
- a CDS encoding GNAT family N-acetyltransferase produces MHFRLENKESHKAQEIGNLIRSYNRSKREEAESEPLNLYVEDEKGNLLAGLVAETFGNWLEIEYLFVKEELREQGIGSKLLQQAESEAKNRNCRFAFVNTYQFQAPDFYKRHGYKEVFTLQDYPYTGQRYYYQKDL; encoded by the coding sequence ATGCACTTTAGATTGGAAAATAAGGAATCGCATAAAGCGCAAGAAATAGGAAATCTGATTCGTTCTTATAATCGTTCCAAAAGAGAAGAGGCTGAAAGCGAGCCACTGAATCTTTATGTTGAAGACGAAAAGGGTAATCTCTTGGCAGGCTTAGTAGCAGAGACTTTCGGAAATTGGTTGGAAATCGAGTATTTGTTTGTGAAAGAGGAATTGCGAGAACAGGGAATCGGTTCAAAACTATTGCAACAGGCAGAAAGTGAAGCTAAGAATCGAAACTGTCGTTTTGCTTTCGTCAATACTTACCAGTTTCAGGCGCCAGATTTTTATAAAAGGCATGGCTACAAGGAAGTCTTTACCTTGCAAGACTATCCCTATACAGGACAAAGATACTATTACCAAAAGGATTTGTAA
- a CDS encoding amino acid permease — translation MSENKKKNKMERGLTNRHVQVMAIAGTIGTGLFLGAGRSISLTGPSIILIYMITGAFMFLMMRAVGEMLYQDPEQHTFINFITRHLGKGWGYFSAWSYWLSVVFIGMAEITAISHYVQFWFPSWPSWLIQIVFLTILALVNLIAVKLFGEVEFWFAMVKIVAILAMIATGVFMVLTGFETPYGAASLANISNQFSLFPNGVMNFVMAFQMVFFAYLMIEFIGVTTSETKNPRQVLPKAVKEIPLRIVFFYGGALLAIMSIIPWRELASSDSPFVTVFELAGIKWAAALINFVVLTSAASALNSTLYSTGRHLYQIAHDSPNRFLKAIKADTLSRHNVPQNAIIASAILIALAAFINVLPGVSDAFALITASSSGVYIAIYILIMVAHLKYRKSQDFMADGYLMPHYRFLNPLTMLFFIFVFVTLFLQESTFMGAIGSAIWIIGFGIYSQWKFRK, via the coding sequence ATGAGTGAAAATAAGAAAAAAAATAAGATGGAGCGTGGATTAACCAATCGCCATGTTCAGGTAATGGCTATTGCGGGAACAATCGGAACAGGTCTTTTCCTAGGTGCTGGTCGCTCTATCAGCCTGACAGGCCCTTCTATCATCCTGATTTATATGATTACAGGAGCCTTTATGTTTTTGATGATGAGGGCTGTTGGGGAGATGCTGTATCAGGATCCAGAACAACATACCTTTATCAACTTTATCACCCGTCATTTGGGTAAAGGTTGGGGCTATTTCTCGGCTTGGTCTTATTGGTTGTCTGTCGTCTTTATCGGTATGGCAGAAATCACTGCGATTTCGCATTATGTTCAGTTTTGGTTTCCTAGCTGGCCTAGTTGGTTGATTCAGATTGTCTTTTTAACGATTTTGGCCTTGGTCAATCTGATTGCGGTTAAGCTCTTTGGAGAAGTCGAGTTTTGGTTTGCTATGGTTAAGATTGTGGCTATTTTAGCTATGATTGCAACAGGAGTCTTTATGGTCTTGACAGGATTTGAAACACCATATGGTGCTGCAAGTCTGGCAAATATCAGCAATCAATTCTCTCTTTTCCCAAATGGAGTCATGAACTTTGTCATGGCCTTTCAAATGGTATTTTTTGCCTATCTGATGATTGAATTTATCGGAGTGACAACCTCTGAAACGAAGAATCCTCGTCAGGTTTTGCCAAAAGCAGTTAAAGAAATTCCTCTCCGAATTGTCTTCTTCTATGGTGGAGCTCTATTAGCCATTATGTCTATTATTCCCTGGAGAGAACTTGCTTCTTCAGATTCTCCATTTGTAACGGTCTTTGAACTGGCAGGGATCAAGTGGGCAGCGGCTCTAATCAACTTTGTTGTCTTGACCTCAGCAGCGTCTGCGCTTAACTCAACCCTCTATTCAACAGGGCGACACCTCTACCAGATTGCTCATGATTCACCCAATCGCTTCCTAAAAGCGATCAAGGCAGATACTCTCTCTCGCCATAATGTTCCACAAAATGCTATTATTGCTTCAGCAATCTTGATTGCTCTGGCTGCCTTTATCAATGTTTTGCCAGGTGTTTCCGATGCCTTTGCTTTGATTACGGCGTCTTCATCAGGTGTTTACATCGCGATTTATATCTTGATCATGGTGGCTCATCTCAAATACCGCAAGTCACAAGACTTCATGGCGGATGGCTACCTCATGCCCCATTATCGTTTTCTAAATCCTTTAACCATGCTCTTCTTTATCTTTGTCTTTGTAACCCTCTTTTTACAAGAATCTACCTTTATGGGAGCAATTGGTTCAGCTATCTGGATTATCGGTTTCGGAATTTATAGCCAGTGGAAATTTAGAAAATAA
- a CDS encoding GNAT family N-acetyltransferase: MEIPITIRQATLSDLEEMLAIEEANPTSEEAFSRQSLEESIRKTAGTFLVAGDENQLLGYILGESQYLHPKWIEIKSLTIHPDHWGQGLGTLLLAALKQVTVELDYQGILLQSPDELLSYFEMNGFVEEEVTGSQYDSGSEWYLTWGNPFYQEEI, from the coding sequence ATGGAAATTCCAATCACTATAAGGCAAGCTACCTTATCAGATTTAGAAGAAATGTTGGCGATTGAAGAAGCCAATCCTACATCAGAAGAGGCATTTAGTCGCCAATCCTTAGAAGAGAGTATCCGCAAGACTGCGGGTACCTTTCTTGTAGCTGGGGATGAAAATCAGCTCCTAGGCTATATTTTAGGAGAATCTCAGTATCTTCATCCCAAATGGATAGAAATAAAATCATTGACCATTCATCCTGACCATTGGGGACAGGGTCTGGGAACTCTTCTTCTTGCAGCCTTGAAACAGGTGACAGTCGAACTAGATTATCAAGGTATTCTTTTGCAGAGTCCTGATGAACTACTATCTTATTTTGAAATGAATGGCTTTGTTGAAGAAGAAGTGACAGGGAGTCAATATGACAGTGGTTCTGAATGGTATCTGACTTGGGGCAATCCCTTTTATCAGGAGGAAATATGA
- a CDS encoding cystathionine gamma-synthase, giving the protein MKQDRFPLVSDDEIMLTEMPVMDLYDESDFISNIKGDYRDKNHLEWSPINEEETVVSPVVSKKLEPAPEPKKVEKTYAELAREEARADLKKKRSAKYLTQDVSHTRRHNGSTLVRQGNQPTAPFQKENPGEFAKFSKNLSQSHYILAEEVGQVANPTPKTQTEKAKKNNYDFLKKSQIYNKKNKQTEQERQVAQELNLTRITE; this is encoded by the coding sequence ATGAAACAAGATCGATTTCCATTGGTGTCAGATGACGAGATCATGCTGACCGAAATGCCAGTCATGGACTTGTATGATGAGTCTGACTTTATCAGCAATATCAAAGGCGATTACCGCGATAAAAATCATTTAGAATGGTCTCCTATCAATGAAGAAGAAACCGTAGTTTCTCCAGTGGTTAGCAAAAAGCTAGAACCAGCTCCAGAACCTAAAAAAGTTGAAAAAACGTATGCTGAATTGGCTCGAGAAGAGGCGCGTGCGGACTTGAAGAAGAAACGTTCAGCCAAGTATTTGACTCAGGATGTTAGTCATACCAGACGACACAATGGTTCAACACTTGTTCGTCAAGGAAACCAACCAACAGCGCCATTTCAAAAGGAAAATCCAGGTGAATTTGCCAAATTCAGCAAAAACTTGAGCCAGTCTCACTATATCTTAGCTGAGGAGGTTGGTCAAGTGGCGAATCCAACTCCGAAAACCCAAACGGAAAAAGCTAAAAAGAACAACTACGATTTTCTAAAGAAGAGTCAAATCTATAATAAAAAGAATAAGCAAACAGAACAGGAACGTCAGGTTGCCCAAGAGTTGAATCTGACAAGAATTACTGAGTAG
- the mltG gene encoding endolytic transglycosylase MltG: protein MLWIANKEVKLLSEKSREEETLSFKEQILRDLERVRERERREKEDESPITPTPSSQVTPPAPSEQEPNLATEGLMVDSLSTVDEILKNAPSVPPRPSFESSEVTALEPEESKLEEPAPAKIDAVEPKKEDKEFNTTPTKVAVSYKTDDKKEEPVPPVVENVVPAPVEQVDNLADAPRRSRREGTKPAKKKKKSKAKGCLLTFLVLLVLVGIGGFFGYGYVQESLKPVDASSKDYVTVQIPEGSNIQEIGSTLEKSGLVKHGLIFSLYAKYKNYSDLKSGYYNLKKSMSTDELIQELQKGGTPEPQEPALASLTIPEGYTLEQIAQTVGQLQGEFKEPLTADAFLAKAQDETFISQVVAKYPNLLGSLPTKDSGVRYRLEGYLFPATYTIKESTTVESLIDEMLAAMDKALSPYYATIKEKNLTVNELLSIASLVEKEGAKTEDRKKIAGVFYNRLNLGMPLQSNIAILYAQGKLGQKISLADDAGIDTTIDSPYNVYTHLGLMPGPVDSPSLDAIEASVNQTKSEYLYFVANVEDGKVYFATTKEEHDQNVAEHINSKLTQSSSSN, encoded by the coding sequence ATGTTATGGATTGCCAACAAGGAGGTAAAGCTTTTGAGCGAGAAATCAAGAGAAGAAGAAACATTAAGCTTTAAAGAACAGATTTTACGCGATTTAGAGAGAGTCAGAGAGAGAGAAAGAAGAGAGAAAGAAGATGAAAGTCCGATCACCCCAACTCCATCTTCTCAAGTAACTCCACCCGCTCCTTCTGAACAAGAACCAAATCTTGCCACAGAAGGTTTAATGGTAGACTCTCTGTCAACTGTGGATGAAATTCTTAAAAATGCCCCAAGTGTGCCACCACGCCCAAGTTTTGAATCAAGCGAAGTGACAGCACTAGAACCAGAAGAGTCAAAACTAGAAGAGCCTGCACCAGCCAAGATTGATGCTGTAGAGCCTAAAAAGGAAGACAAAGAGTTTAACACTACTCCAACTAAAGTGGCTGTTTCCTATAAAACAGATGACAAAAAAGAAGAACCAGTCCCTCCTGTTGTGGAGAATGTAGTGCCTGCTCCAGTTGAGCAAGTTGATAACCTAGCGGATGCTCCACGACGCAGTCGTCGTGAAGGAACAAAGCCAGCTAAGAAAAAGAAAAAATCAAAGGCTAAAGGCTGTTTGCTAACTTTCCTAGTTCTCCTAGTGCTCGTAGGTATTGGTGGCTTCTTTGGTTATGGGTACGTTCAAGAATCCTTGAAACCTGTTGATGCGAGCTCTAAGGATTATGTAACGGTTCAAATCCCAGAAGGTTCAAATATTCAAGAAATTGGGAGCACTTTGGAAAAATCTGGTTTGGTAAAACATGGACTCATCTTTAGTTTGTATGCCAAGTATAAGAACTATTCTGACTTAAAATCAGGTTATTACAACTTGAAGAAGAGCATGAGTACGGATGAATTGATCCAAGAATTGCAAAAAGGTGGAACTCCTGAACCTCAAGAACCAGCTCTTGCAAGCCTGACAATTCCAGAAGGATATACATTAGAGCAAATCGCTCAAACAGTAGGACAACTTCAAGGTGAATTTAAAGAACCTCTTACTGCGGATGCTTTCTTGGCAAAAGCTCAAGATGAGACCTTTATCTCTCAAGTAGTAGCCAAGTATCCAAACTTGCTTGGAAGTCTCCCCACAAAAGACAGTGGCGTTCGTTATCGCCTAGAGGGTTACCTTTTCCCAGCAACTTATACCATCAAAGAAAGCACTACAGTTGAAAGTTTGATTGATGAGATGTTAGCTGCTATGGATAAGGCCTTGTCACCATATTACGCTACGATCAAAGAAAAGAATCTGACTGTCAATGAATTGCTCAGTATCGCTTCTCTTGTTGAAAAAGAAGGGGCCAAGACGGAAGACCGCAAGAAGATTGCCGGTGTCTTCTATAACCGCCTAAATCTCGGTATGCCACTTCAAAGTAATATCGCTATCCTGTATGCCCAAGGCAAGCTTGGTCAAAAGATTAGTCTAGCAGATGACGCTGGAATTGATACAACGATTGATTCACCATACAATGTTTACACACACCTTGGCCTCATGCCTGGACCAGTAGACAGTCCAAGTTTGGATGCGATTGAAGCAAGTGTAAATCAAACAAAGAGTGAGTACTTGTACTTTGTAGCCAATGTCGAAGATGGTAAAGTATACTTTGCAACGACCAAAGAAGAACATGATCAAAACGTTGCAGAACACATCAATAGCAAATTAACACAATCAAGTAGTTCAAACTAA
- the greA gene encoding transcription elongation factor GreA, translating to MAEKTYPMTLEEKEKLEKELEELKLVRRPEVVERIKIARSYGDLSENSEYEAAKDEQAFVEGQISSLETKIRYAEIVNSDAVAQDEVAIGKTVTIQEIGEDDEEVYIIVGSAGADAFAGKVSNESPIGQALIGKKTGDTVTIETPVGSYDVKILKVEKTA from the coding sequence ATGGCAGAAAAAACTTACCCAATGACCCTTGAAGAAAAGGAAAAACTAGAAAAAGAATTAGAGGAGTTGAAACTCGTTCGTCGTCCTGAAGTGGTAGAACGTATCAAAATTGCTCGTTCATACGGAGACCTTTCAGAGAACAGCGAGTACGAAGCAGCTAAGGATGAGCAAGCTTTTGTTGAAGGACAAATTTCAAGTCTAGAAACAAAAATCCGCTATGCTGAAATCGTTAATAGCGATGCAGTTGCCCAAGATGAAGTGGCTATCGGTAAGACTGTAACGATCCAAGAAATCGGGGAAGATGACGAAGAAGTCTATATCATCGTCGGTTCTGCAGGTGCAGATGCTTTTGCTGGTAAGGTTTCAAATGAGAGCCCAATTGGACAAGCCTTGATCGGCAAAAAGACAGGTGATACAGTGACCATCGAAACACCAGTTGGTAGCTATGATGTCAAAATCTTAAAGGTTGAAAAAACAGCCTAA
- a CDS encoding GNAT family N-acetyltransferase, with protein sequence MKIRQARFSDLDRIIEIELENFSLEEAIPRSVFEAHLREIQTSFLVAEKEGRILGYIEGPVVPHRHLQDQSFTEEIKDYSYRPGGYISVTCLSIAKEAQALGVGKRLLRALKEVALEHEREGINLTCHDYLISYYEKHGFVNEGLSHSTYAGETWYNMVWKP encoded by the coding sequence ATGAAAATCAGACAAGCGAGATTTTCAGATTTAGATCGGATTATAGAGATAGAGCTAGAGAATTTCTCCCTTGAAGAAGCTATTCCTCGTTCCGTCTTTGAGGCGCACTTGCGGGAAATTCAGACCAGTTTTCTGGTAGCTGAAAAAGAGGGGCGTATTCTTGGTTATATCGAAGGTCCGGTCGTCCCACATCGTCATCTACAAGATCAGTCCTTTACAGAAGAAATAAAAGACTATAGCTATCGACCTGGAGGCTATATCTCTGTGACTTGTCTCTCCATAGCTAAGGAGGCACAAGCTTTGGGCGTGGGGAAAAGACTGTTAAGGGCTCTGAAAGAAGTCGCTTTAGAACATGAACGAGAAGGCATTAACCTGACTTGTCATGATTATCTTATCTCATATTACGAGAAACATGGTTTTGTCAATGAAGGACTATCCCACTCTACCTATGCAGGTGAGACCTGGTATAACATGGTTTGGAAGCCTTGA
- the murC gene encoding UDP-N-acetylmuramate--L-alanine ligase has protein sequence MSKTYHFIGIKGSGMSALALMLHQMGHKVQGSDVEKYYFTQRGLEQAGIAILPFDEKNLQGDVEIIAGNAFRPDNNVEIAYADQNGISYKRYHEFLGSFMRDFVSMGVAGAHGKTSTTGMLSHVLSHITDTSFLIGDGTGRGSENAKYFVFESDEYERHFMPYHPEYSIITNIDFDHPDYFTSLEDVFNAFNDYAKQISKGLFVYGEDAELRKITANAPIYYYGFEAESNDFVASDLLRSTTGSTFTVHFRGQELGQFHIPTFGRHNIMNATAVIGLLYTAGFDLNLVREHLKTFAGVKRRFTEKIVNDTVIIDDFAHHPTEIIATLDAARQKYPSKEIVAVFQPHTFTRTIALLDEFAHALNQADAVYLAQIYGSAREVDHGDVKVEDLANKISKKHQVITVENVSPLLDHDNAVYVFMGAGDIQTYEYSFERLLSNLTSNVQ, from the coding sequence ATGTCAAAAACATATCATTTTATTGGAATCAAGGGATCAGGGATGAGTGCCTTGGCCTTGATGTTGCACCAAATGGGACACAAGGTTCAAGGTTCGGACGTTGAAAAATACTACTTTACTCAACGTGGACTAGAGCAGGCAGGGATTGCCATTCTTCCTTTTGATGAAAAGAACCTACAAGGTGATGTGGAGATTATCGCGGGAAACGCCTTCCGTCCAGATAACAACGTTGAAATCGCCTATGCGGACCAAAATGGCATCAGCTATAAACGTTATCACGAATTCCTCGGTAGCTTTATGCGCGACTTTGTCAGCATGGGGGTTGCAGGAGCGCATGGTAAGACATCAACGACTGGGATGCTGTCTCACGTTTTGTCTCACATCACAGACACTAGCTTCTTGATTGGGGATGGAACGGGTCGAGGTTCTGAAAATGCGAAGTATTTTGTTTTTGAATCAGACGAATATGAGCGCCATTTCATGCCTTACCACCCAGAATACTCTATTATCACCAACATTGACTTTGACCATCCAGACTACTTTACAAGTCTAGAGGATGTTTTCAATGCCTTTAACGACTATGCCAAACAAATTAGTAAAGGTTTGTTTGTTTACGGTGAGGATGCTGAGTTGCGTAAGATTACAGCCAATGCGCCAATCTATTACTATGGTTTTGAAGCTGAAAGCAATGACTTTGTAGCTAGTGATCTCCTTCGTTCTACGACTGGATCAACCTTCACCGTTCATTTCCGTGGACAAGAATTGGGTCAATTCCACATTCCAACTTTTGGTCGTCACAATATTATGAATGCGACAGCTGTTATTGGTCTTCTTTACACAGCTGGATTTGATTTGAACTTGGTCCGTGAACACTTGAAAACTTTTGCAGGTGTTAAGCGTCGTTTCACTGAGAAAATCGTTAATGATACAGTGATCATTGATGACTTTGCCCACCATCCAACAGAAATCATTGCGACCTTGGATGCAGCTCGTCAAAAATACCCAAGCAAGGAAATCGTGGCAGTCTTCCAACCGCATACCTTTACAAGAACCATTGCCTTGTTGGACGAATTTGCCCATGCATTGAATCAAGCAGACGCCGTCTACCTAGCGCAAATCTATGGATCGGCCCGTGAAGTGGACCATGGTGATGTCAAAGTAGAAGACTTAGCCAATAAAATCAGCAAGAAACACCAGGTTATCACTGTTGAAAATGTTTCTCCACTCCTAGACCATGACAATGCTGTTTACGTCTTTATGGGTGCGGGAGACATCCAAACCTATGAGTATTCATTTGAACGTCTTTTGTCTAACCTGACAAGCAATGTCCAATAA